A window from Acidimicrobiales bacterium encodes these proteins:
- a CDS encoding metalloregulator ArsR/SmtB family transcription factor: MTALGQGWIIGGVGERAAKDALFQGLAEVAKALASGRRAEIVDLLAQGERSVEEIAGELGQSVANTSHHLRAMARAGLLTTRRQGTRIFYALASDRVAELWAAMRDVAVDHVAGIERLAGAYLGHRDGVEVIGREELAARLDRDEVVVLDVRPGAEYTAGHIAGARSVPVAELRRQIRALPKTTDVVAYCRGPFCVYADDAVRELNRKGFRARRLVDGFPEWKRAGLPVAVGNGESDDD, translated from the coding sequence TTGACAGCGCTCGGCCAGGGGTGGATCATCGGCGGCGTGGGTGAGCGGGCCGCCAAGGATGCGCTGTTCCAGGGCCTGGCCGAGGTGGCCAAGGCCCTGGCCAGCGGCCGCCGGGCCGAGATCGTCGACCTGCTGGCCCAGGGCGAGCGTTCGGTCGAGGAGATCGCCGGGGAGCTGGGCCAGTCGGTCGCCAACACGTCCCATCACCTGCGGGCCATGGCTCGCGCCGGACTGCTCACCACCCGACGCCAGGGCACCCGGATCTTCTACGCGCTGGCCAGCGACCGGGTGGCGGAGCTGTGGGCGGCGATGCGTGACGTCGCCGTGGACCACGTCGCCGGCATCGAACGCCTGGCCGGCGCCTACCTGGGCCATCGGGACGGCGTCGAGGTCATCGGGCGGGAGGAGCTGGCGGCGCGGTTGGACAGAGACGAGGTCGTGGTCCTCGACGTTCGCCCCGGTGCCGAGTACACCGCCGGGCACATCGCCGGGGCCCGATCGGTCCCGGTGGCCGAGCTGCGCCGCCAAATCAGGGCGCTGCCGAAGACGACCGACGTGGTGGCCTACTGCCGCGGTCCGTTCTGCGTGTACGCCGACGACGCCGTGCGGGAGCTCAACCGCAAGGGGTTCCGGGCGCGGCGGCTGGTCGACGGGTTCCCCGAATGGAAACGAGCCGGCCTGCCCGTGGCGGTCGGGAACGGAGAGAGTGACGATGACTGA